The sequence CTGCGATTCCAGAGTCTGGTTCCACTCCACAGACCGCTGCTGCATCTGGGTCTAGAAGGCCCAAAGGCCGATCAGTGGCTTCGATTAGGGCCGATTGCGCTAGGCGCGATGGGAGGATCCTCTTTCAGAGGAATACTGatgggtaagtattttaatttaaattattatttgtatataccaattaattctttaaattattttgatatattggTACAGTCAGTTGATCGAGCCCCCGAGGATCTCCACCAATTGCACGAACTCGTTTAAGAGGATTCcgaacccaggcgggtacacgtGGAAGTTAACTCCGCCAACAGTGCAGGACTTGTATTTTGAGGAATTCAAGGTAATTGAATTTctactatatataaatttatcattatatattgttaaaatgttatattaatttaaccaatatattcaacagaaagagtttgctTGGAACCCTGATGATGAGGCTGATGTGAAAAAAATGTGGTTAAAAAATGCCCGCAAAAGGTACAGTGACAACATGAGCGAGTATAAGAGACAGCTCAAGGAGAAGACCGAGGCAGGGGAGATGATGGAGACACCGCTGGGCATGTCCGACACCTTTTGGACGGGACTCAAGGCATACTGGGGTCTAGATGAGGTTAAGGCCGTTTCCAGGCGCACACGTGAGAACCGATACTCTGAGCCCGATGGAGTTGGTACAGGGATCAACCGGCACGTTGGAGGGTTTCAGTCGAGTCGTATTCTGCAGCAGAGTCTGGTTAGTAATTATCGATTAAGTATTTatctaataaatataaatattaatatatatatatacatatatatatatagggagaggttcaagaaagaaccataaataaaaaaagaacggagaatcattttcagccattcgatcatcaagatctacggtggatgtatcatcttgttggatgaatgcagatcctgggttcgaatcctgaagtgagcaattttttttttatttttttgagtgcattaatttcaacagcgaatgcattaatttttacagtgaatgcattagatttgatggttctcacgttctcacatataatgtagttctctctagaaccacaccctatatatatatattatattaccttatttatctaataaatataaatatatatatatatacatatatatatatattatattataaatatatatatatatatataaatatatattaagtatgtatctaataaatataaatatatatatatatatatatatatatattatattaccttatttatcttatataaatgcatgaacAGCTCTTGGATGGTGAAGTCCCCCCAACTGCATCTAACTACAGCACTTTCCTCCGCCTACACATGCACACTGATGGAACTTTTGTGTCAGAAAATGATGCCAACCTTGATGTAAATGTTTAAGTTTgaacaaatattagtaatacatagtaaaatgtatttattttataataattgtgcattgttatgtatgaattaggcggagattcATCGCGTTGCTGCTGAGACAGGACGAGAGGACCGACTCGATGAGGTCTACTTGGAGCTCGTACGTCCCAGTAGGTCACGACTGtacggcactggaagtgccgGTGTGAGCCAGTTTAGTAGGGGCTCTACTAGCAGTACAGGCTCTTCCGAGATGTCTCAGCGGATGTATGAGACTCGGATCTCCACACTGGAGGAGCGCCTCCAAAGGGCTGAGGAGGATAGGGCGGCCTAAgaagcagcacgtgaggccgaacgagcagcacgtgaggccctTGAGCAGCGGATGAGTCAGTTCGAGGAGATACTGAGgcggtcgggtcagctacctTGAGCATCACTTCTATGTATCTATATCatgttgaactatatattttatttatgttatgtTTCTGAATAAACACAATTACACTTGAACTTTGTTTAACATTTGTGTTTTGTTGaacaatttaattgttttatgttttcaaatcgtcctatttattgtgagtgaattcaaggtatgcaaatgaattcaaaatacattataattacaaaatgaaaatacttATACTCTATAACGTAGATtgataaaagaaattaataacatattaattaataaatagatatattgtttcgaaataaaaataaggacatatatgcaaatgaattcaaaaatacattaaaactatcaaattaaaatacttatgattaataaactatattgataataaaaaaataaataaataaataaataaattaaaaataaatatttatttgccaTAAAAATAAGGGCGGCACGAGACTGGttcgtaattaacaacatcacTTGGATATTATCTTGTCATATTCAaatgttatgaatatatgatatatattgtatattgaaatagcctttaaatgatttaataggtaatagatatatcaattatacgagtgttctctactggggacaattcaaaagaaacttcaaggttaagcgtgcttgacttagagtacaactaagatgggtgacccaatGGGAAGTTCACCTAAGGTTTGAAATATTgcataaatacgaaaatattagtggagataaataaataaataaataagataaataaataaaataaataatttaaataattatataattaaaataattatttaattatcgGCGGCAATGTGTCGCAGCCCGCCGGTAATTAGAAGCGGCAAGGGCCCGCCGGTAATCTCCCAACATCGACGACCATCGGTGTGGTGGTGGTGATCACCAGCGGCATCTCTACCGCcgctgattaccggcggcaccTAACGTCGCCGGTAATCAGCGGCGGTGAGAACCGCCGGTAAATGTTCTGGGAACCACCTGAGTTTCCCAAAAAAATCTACCGGCGGCAGGGCCGCCGCCAATCTCCGGCAGCTGAGTTTCGCCGCCGGCAATCACATCTCCGACGAGATAATTGCCGGCGGCAGAGGGCCACCggtaatgccgccggtaatggaATCGCCGGCGGCTGCCCCTTTTTTACCGGCGGGAATTGCCGCCGGTAGGGCTGGCAAATCGTGCGGGTCGGATCgctatcgggtcgacctgatatcaacccgacctgataaggccaaacccgaacccgacctgataagggAATGCTAGAATCCAACCCGAACCCAACCTGATACACCTAAACCcgaacccaacccgaacccgacacgaacccgataacaacccgatttgaatcgggttgacacgacccgatagcgacacgatctgattacgACCTGATAACAACCCGATTTGAATTGGGTTGACACAACACGATAGCGACACGATCTAATTACGACCTGATGACAACacaaatttgatttgattcattcacatgaataataatataaaaaaaatacaaaattcatcACATATGCTCAACAATCAACATATCCAATAAATCAATAATTCAACATATGccaaactaaaaattcaatcaatataaagcattaaaccaataagcttaacaaaatataataagctcaaatgaaaataacaatgcatcaaccaAGAGTCGTCAATCCCTAACATAACTACAACATAATCCAAGTGAGCTTAACAAATCAAAACATAACTAGACTAAGTGACAGCCTTCATGCAACAGCAATAGTGGAGACCGAAGAAGATTCGGTTTGAGGTTCATCATCGCCATGTAGAAAGTCTTCGGCTAACTTAGATGCTGGTACTTCGCTTTTGAAGGCTTTGAACgaaaaaaaaactatgaattaatattaaatatatatcaataatataaaatgttaaCATTAATAACACAAAAAACTCATACCTTTTTCTCCAAACAACCAATCTCTAGTGCAAATAattgattgaaatttgaaatgaatgaaACCCTAAGGCCTAAACTAAGAAatcgaaaatttaaaaattaaaataaatatttaataaaaataataatatcactatCGGGTTACCTGAATCCGACCCGAACCCAGCCCAACCCGACCcgaaattatcaggtccttatcaggtcgacccgataaggacccgaaccttatcgtgcgtgttactaacccattaatttcgtgcggTTTCGTGTCGTGTTTTCGTGTCGTGTCGAAAATTGCCAGCCCTAGCCGCCGGTAATTCCttttttgttgtagtgtctCCATCGGCCTATCTTCTCATCCGGCGGCGACGAGGCCGCCGATCACCTTTCCCTCAATCCAACGCCGATATCTCCCTCggcctctctcttctctttcgGCGGCAACGAGACCGCCGGTCACATCTCTTTCTCGTTTCATTCTTTCTCGCTTATTTCTTTCTGTCGAGCAAAAGTAGTTCAGATTCCAGACGAATGGAGATCCAACAGCGATTGGTGTCTAGGGTTGTACAAGCCCGATTCTGGGGGTTGTTGGGCGACTAGTGGTCGGAGGCAGCGGCCCTTTCCAGATGATCAAAGGGGAAGAAGTTGGGTTGGATTTGTGTTTGTTCAAGAGAGATCTGAGCGAGGGAGAAGAGGAGAGCTTCGTGTCGGACTTGGGAAGGGAGAGAAAGACAGAGGGAGGTGGCGGTGCTGTTGTCGGTGAGGAAGGAAACATCGCCGCGTGGGGCGGCAACTGGCTGGGTGGACAAAGTGGGTAGAAAtttcaaagtaaaaaaaaaagggtgCGTCTCCTTCCATCCTGGTTCAGAAAAAAAGAAGGGGATACATCCATTTCTCCCGTCTCCCTCTCTTCGTCAAATCAGAGAAGATGGTGTCGTTCAGTTCTTCGTCGGAAGAAGAGCCGTAGCAGTGGCGGACGTGGTCGTGGGGTCGAAGACGGAAGACCGGCAAGgcttcgccggaggaggagTCGCCGCGGTGGTCGCGCCGTCTCAATCTCTCTTTTTTTGCCGTTCGACAGTTTTGAAAAATTGGCTCACGAGATCTTAGACCAGAAAATCGAGCTTTAGAAATATGTCGGCGTTGGATTGAGAGAGAGGTGACCGGCGACCTCGTCGCCGTCGGAAGAGAAGAGAGGCCTAGGGAGATGTCGACGGTGGCTGAATTGGAATTGGGGGTAGAAattggaagaagaaagaaattgggGGTAAAAAAGATTGACTAACAGTCGTTAGTCACACGAGCTTAATTGATCGATTTTTCGAACTTTGGGGGCCTATTTGATCCAATGTCGACTATGGGGAGcaatacgctataagggcctcTACTataggggtggatctgcacattttccctaattaaaattaattttttatgtcatACGTCGAAATAACTCCAAGAACATATACACACAATCAAGAAATTCAATGACCTAACAATCATGAAGACAAAATATACGTGGTTTAGTTCAAATGAACCTACTCACTCAAGAAGATGAAAAAGAAGACTAATCTACCAAGATCTCTCAAGTTTCTCACTTCTTTTCAGAAACCAAATGAATCTCAAAAGCTCACTCTAAAACACTCAGGAATGGAAAAGCTTCAACAGCCAAAACTACATATTATAATCACATATATAAAAAAGTAATCGCACACAATCTGCGAAATGCTATGAATTAGTTGTAGCTAACTCTTTCATTTTGCAACCAAGTCCCTCaaaaattagatatttaaaCATGCACTCCTCATGCACACGTAGAATTTGTCATCACCTatccaacaatctccaccttgatGATGAAACTCCATAGAACTTAACCCAGAAAATTAGTTCCCTTACAAAACTGCCCCATCACAGGATACTATTCATTTATGCAAACGACATCACATTTTCCAACTTCAAGCAATACTTGAACTTGGTACCAAACAGTGCTTTTGTTAATACGCCAACAACATTTTCATCCTTGAAAACCTTCACTAACTTGACTTCACATTTGTTGACTATATCTCGACCAAAATGATGTCTAACATCTATATGTTTCCACCTCTCATGAAATACTTGATGTTTTACAAGATGTATGGCACTCTGGTTGTCACAAATTCACTTCTACCACACTTTGAATTACTCAGACAACATACCTCTCAACCAGGCTTCTTTGATAGCTTATGTTACAGCCATAAATTCGGCCTTGGTTGTTGATAAAGCTACCATACATAGATTGCAATAGTGATATCCAACTAATGACATAAGCGTACAGAGTAAATATGTAACCTATTTGTGACTTCCTTGTGTATAAATTTGCTACAAAGTCTGAATCAACATAGTCATTCAATGGATTTCCTTCAAATTTATCTACCTTTTTAAACAATATTATCCCATATTCTATTGCTACTTTTAGGTATATGAAAATCCACGTCAGAGCATCTCAATTGTATTTTCCTGGATCAGCCATGTACCTACTAAGACTCGTACCATGAGATAGATCAGGTCCAGTGCAAACCATAGTGTATATAATGCTTCCTACTGCATTTGCATATGGTATTCTGAGTatcttctttatttctttttcactCTGTGGTTTCTAACCTTCACTTAGCTTCAAGTGTTGTCCCAATGGAGTTGTGACAGCCTCAGACTCATGCATTCTAAACTTCTTTAATATCTTTATTATGCAAAGCTTTTGCAGTAACCACAATTCTCCTATCTCTCTATCTTTGAGTATATCCATGCCAAGTAGCCTTCTTGCATTGCTAAGTAATTTCATTTCAAACCTTAGTTGTAGTTCCTCATTGAGCGAATCTATCTCCCTTTGGCTGCtcataaacatgcatttttacctttTGGTGTGTtatatttgatgtttagttgTGAGAATTTTGTgcgtttgatggtttatttgagtGTATATTGATTTATTGTCGAAAACTTGTTACTTCCTTGCTGTTGCTGATGGCTGCACGCTTTGCCCTTGAACGTCCGTTTTTACTCAAAGTCAACGTCATGTCTCTGCTGAGTTTTTGCTCGAAGTCTAACTCGCCGCTTTGCCCTTAAACCCAGTTTTTGCTCAAAGTCTGCTGAGGTCTCTACTCAAATTTCGCTTGAAGTTTGGCTTGCAGCTTTACCGTTGAACACAATTGGATCCCGCACGGTACTTGGTTTGGGCAAAAGGTGCATGAGTGTTGTCCCCATGAATGAACTAAAGTCCTTGCCTCTTTTACGGAATGCAGCCTGTCTTGCCCAAGATCCGTCCAGATGTCCCGTTGCCCAAAATGTGTCCTTCCAAATACAAAAGACACGAATAAAACACACGAAAAacaagactcgatctagacctaaacgACTCACACAAATAGAACGAAAAACGGGCTTGTCACTAACTGATCACTAACTTAGATAAGTTTTTTCCAGATTACCAGTCAACTTATCTTATGGTTAGCTGAGCCGAATCACCTTATCTGATTATTCTAGAAGCTGATCTTATCTTAGAACATATACATCAGTACGTGCTCGCTCAGgaccaacaattggtatcagagtgGGGGTTCTCTAAATATTTGCATCTGATCAATATCAGGCCTGACCCTAGTGAtctatttgaaaatatttttctagcattatgaaaattatatttataaacatTGTAAAGTGGGCATATACCACCGATAGAATGCTTTTGATTAGTCTCACGCAAGTATTTGCGTAAAATATAGGGATTTGTGGATAGTGAGAATATTACTGAAATTTTAAAATGCTCATATCCACTAAGCCTACATGAAAAATGCCCACTTATAAACATAT comes from Salvia miltiorrhiza cultivar Shanhuang (shh) chromosome 3, IMPLAD_Smil_shh, whole genome shotgun sequence and encodes:
- the LOC131018797 gene encoding uncharacterized protein LOC131018797; protein product: MSTHTTVDIDPPILVHPLGGIVDIENDDDPEDDDEPLTSDDDDSNDDDSCVYTYLNQFEIGTMSHRRGLLGFGSRSSGPEQERQSSSGSGPYISAIPESGSTPQTAAASGSRRPKGRSVASIRADCARRDGRILFQRNTDGQLIEPPRISTNCTNSFKRIPNPGGYTWKLTPPTVQDLYFEEFKKEFAWNPDDEADVKKMWLKNARKRYSDNMSEYKRQLKEKTEAGEMMETPLGMSDTFWTGLKAYWGLDEVKAVSRRTRENRYSEPDGVGTGINRHVGGFQSSRILQQSLLLDGEVPPTASNYSTFLRLHMHTDGTFVSENDANLDAEIHRVAAETGREDRLDEVYLELVRPSRSRLYGTGSAGVSQFSRGSTSSTGSSEMSQRMYETRISTLEERLQRAEEDRAA